The genomic stretch GCAGCTGCCCGCCGGCTGGCAGGCGCAATGGGACGTGGCCGTGTTCGTCGACAGTTCGCCCAACGCCTTCGCCCTGCCCGGCGGCAAGGTCGGCGTGAACACCGGCATCTTCACCGTGGCCAAGAACCAGGACCAGCTGGCCGCGGTGATCGCGCACGAAATCGGCCACGTGGTCTCGCGCCACCACGACGAGCGCATCACCCGCCAGATCACCGCGCAGACCGGCTTGAGCATCGCCGGCGCGCTGCTGGGTTCGCGCTACGGCGAAGGCGCGGCCAACGCCACCAACCAGTTCGGCGGCGCCGCGGTGCAGGGCCTGTTCCTGCTGCCCGGCTCGCGTACCCAGGAAACCGAAGCCGACGTGGTCGGCCAGCAACTCATGGCGCAGGCCGGTTTCGATCCGCAGCAAGCGGTCAATCTGTGGCAGAACATGATCGCCGCCAGCAGCAGCGGCAGCCGTCCGCCGCAATGGCTGTCCACCCACCCGGACCCGCAGTCGCGCATCCAGGAACTGCGCGCTCGCGCCGGTGGGCTGATGCCG from Lysobacter silvisoli encodes the following:
- a CDS encoding M48 family metallopeptidase; the encoded protein is MKPLLLGLATALALVACATTTSPTGRRQSVGAVSQEQLNQMGAQAFVDAKSKGKLSADARQNGYVRCVVDSVTRQLPAGWQAQWDVAVFVDSSPNAFALPGGKVGVNTGIFTVAKNQDQLAAVIAHEIGHVVSRHHDERITRQITAQTGLSIAGALLGSRYGEGAANATNQFGGAAVQGLFLLPGSRTQETEADVVGQQLMAQAGFDPQQAVNLWQNMIAASSSGSRPPQWLSTHPDPQSRIQELRARAGGLMPAYQQARAAGRTPKCG